From Carya illinoinensis cultivar Pawnee chromosome 5, C.illinoinensisPawnee_v1, whole genome shotgun sequence, one genomic window encodes:
- the LOC122309884 gene encoding cytochrome P450 81E8-like isoform X2, with product MEAILLYSSFSLLSLLLVFALKFYFQTRRLQKNIPPSPPNTLPILGHLHLLKKPLHRTFHRLSQKYGQVFSLRFGSRLVVVVSSPSAVEECFTKNDIVLANRPAATVGKHLGYNHTTVAAAPYGDHWRNLRRISSLEILSTNRLNMFSGIRRDEIKRLLRKLSHNSCKDFAKVELKSLFTELTFNIVMRMVAGKRYYGYGEDVKDEEEARQFRDIMKEGLIDEKRREEEQGNTMVDHLLSLQKSQPEYYTDRIIKGLMLVFLAAGTDTSSVTLEWAMSCLLNHPEALKKARAELDGQIGQEKLVNESSVSQLCYLQNIISETFRLYPAAPLLLPHVSSKDCTIEGYDVPSNTIVLINAWAIHRDPSVWDNAIDFKPERFGSGKADAHKLMPFGLGRRACPGAGLAQRMVGLTLGSLIQCFEWERVSEEKIDMTEGHGLTMPKVVALEAMCKARPIMNKLISTSEFVDVI from the exons ATGGAAGCCATCCTGCTTTACTCATCCTTCTCACTTCTCAGCTTACTccttgtttttgctctcaagttTTACTTCCAAACGAGAAGGCTCCAAAAAAACATACCACCCAGCCCACCTAATACTCTGCCTATCTTGGGTCATCTCCATCTCCTTAAAAAACCCCTCCACCGTACATTTCACCGCCTCTCGCAGAAATACGGCCAGGTTTTCTCTCTTCGCTTTGGTTCTCGCCTAGTGGTTGTAGTCTCCTCCCCATCCGCAGTCGAGGAATGTTTCACCAAGAACGACATCGTCTTAGCCAACCGCCCTGCTGCGACCGTAGGCAAGCACCTCGGCTACAACCACACCACCGTCGCAGCAGCCCCCTATGGCGATCACTGGCGCAATCTTCGTCGCATAAGCTCCCTCGAGATACTCTCGACTAACCGTCTCAACATGTTTTCGGGCATACGAAGGGACGAGATCAAGCGCTTGCTTCGAAAACTATCACATAACTCATGCAAAGATTTCGCCAAGGTGGAGCTGAAATCATTGTTCACGGAGCTCACATTTAACATCGTAATGAGAATGGTGGCGGGGAAGAGGTACTATGGGTACGGGGAGGACGTGAAGGACGAGGAAGAAGCGAGACAGTTTAGGGATATAATGAAAGAG GGCCTTATCGATGAGAAGAGGCGTGAGGAGGAGCAGGGAAATACCATGGTTGACCATTTGCTTTCTCTGCAGAAATCACAGCCTGAATATTACACTGACCGGATTATCAAGGGGCTTATGCTG GTCTTCTTAGCTGCGGGGACCGATACATCATCAGTGACATTAGAATGGGCAATGTCTTGTCTACTCAATCATCCTGAGGCATTGAAAAAGGCTAGGGCTGAATTGGATGGTCAGATTGGGCAAGAAAAATTAGTTAACGAATCAAGTGTCTCTCAATTATGCTACCTTCAAAATATAATCTCAGAGACTTTTCGGTTGTACCCTGCTGCACCGTTACTACTACCCCATGTGTCCTCCAAAGACTGTACCATTGAAGGATACGATGTGCCGAGCAACACAATAGTTTTGATCAATGCATGGGCCATACACAGAGACCCAAGTGTATGGGACAATGCAATTGATTTCAAGCCTGAGAGGTTTGGAAGTGGCAAAGCTGATGCGCACAAGctgatgccatttggattggGGAGGAGGGCTTGTCCTGGGGCGGGTCTTGCCCAGCGCATGGTGGGCTTGACTTTGGGATCATTGATTCAATGCTTCGAGTGGGAGAGGGTTAGCGAGGAGAAGATTGACATGACTGAGGGTCATGGGTTAACCATGCCCAAAGTTGTGGCACTGGAGGCCATGTGTAAAGCTCGTCCCATCATGAATAAGCTCATCTCTACATCTGAATTTGTAGATGTTATTTGA
- the LOC122309884 gene encoding cytochrome P450 81Q32-like isoform X1 — translation MEAILLYSSFSLLSLLLVFALKFYFQTRRLQKNIPPSPPNTLPILGHLHLLKKPLHRTFHRLSQKYGQVFSLRFGSRLVVVVSSPSAVEECFTKNDIVLANRPAATVGKHLGYNHTTVAAAPYGDHWRNLRRISSLEILSTNRLNMFSGIRRDEIKRLLRKLSHNSCKDFAKVELKSLFTELTFNIVMRMVAGKRYYGYGEDVKDEEEARQFRDIMKEVTANAGASNPAEFVPLLKWIDLGGLEKRMKRLAKRTDAFLQGLIDEKRREEEQGNTMVDHLLSLQKSQPEYYTDRIIKGLMLVFLAAGTDTSSVTLEWAMSCLLNHPEALKKARAELDGQIGQEKLVNESSVSQLCYLQNIISETFRLYPAAPLLLPHVSSKDCTIEGYDVPSNTIVLINAWAIHRDPSVWDNAIDFKPERFGSGKADAHKLMPFGLGRRACPGAGLAQRMVGLTLGSLIQCFEWERVSEEKIDMTEGHGLTMPKVVALEAMCKARPIMNKLISTSEFVDVI, via the exons ATGGAAGCCATCCTGCTTTACTCATCCTTCTCACTTCTCAGCTTACTccttgtttttgctctcaagttTTACTTCCAAACGAGAAGGCTCCAAAAAAACATACCACCCAGCCCACCTAATACTCTGCCTATCTTGGGTCATCTCCATCTCCTTAAAAAACCCCTCCACCGTACATTTCACCGCCTCTCGCAGAAATACGGCCAGGTTTTCTCTCTTCGCTTTGGTTCTCGCCTAGTGGTTGTAGTCTCCTCCCCATCCGCAGTCGAGGAATGTTTCACCAAGAACGACATCGTCTTAGCCAACCGCCCTGCTGCGACCGTAGGCAAGCACCTCGGCTACAACCACACCACCGTCGCAGCAGCCCCCTATGGCGATCACTGGCGCAATCTTCGTCGCATAAGCTCCCTCGAGATACTCTCGACTAACCGTCTCAACATGTTTTCGGGCATACGAAGGGACGAGATCAAGCGCTTGCTTCGAAAACTATCACATAACTCATGCAAAGATTTCGCCAAGGTGGAGCTGAAATCATTGTTCACGGAGCTCACATTTAACATCGTAATGAGAATGGTGGCGGGGAAGAGGTACTATGGGTACGGGGAGGACGTGAAGGACGAGGAAGAAGCGAGACAGTTTAGGGATATAATGAAAGAGGTAACAGCTAATGCAGGGGCATCAAATCCTGCAGAATTTGTGCCCTTGCTTAAATGGATCGATCTTGGGGGTTTGGAGAAGAGAATGAAGAGACTTGCTAAGAGGACCGATGCGTTCTTGCAGGGCCTTATCGATGAGAAGAGGCGTGAGGAGGAGCAGGGAAATACCATGGTTGACCATTTGCTTTCTCTGCAGAAATCACAGCCTGAATATTACACTGACCGGATTATCAAGGGGCTTATGCTG GTCTTCTTAGCTGCGGGGACCGATACATCATCAGTGACATTAGAATGGGCAATGTCTTGTCTACTCAATCATCCTGAGGCATTGAAAAAGGCTAGGGCTGAATTGGATGGTCAGATTGGGCAAGAAAAATTAGTTAACGAATCAAGTGTCTCTCAATTATGCTACCTTCAAAATATAATCTCAGAGACTTTTCGGTTGTACCCTGCTGCACCGTTACTACTACCCCATGTGTCCTCCAAAGACTGTACCATTGAAGGATACGATGTGCCGAGCAACACAATAGTTTTGATCAATGCATGGGCCATACACAGAGACCCAAGTGTATGGGACAATGCAATTGATTTCAAGCCTGAGAGGTTTGGAAGTGGCAAAGCTGATGCGCACAAGctgatgccatttggattggGGAGGAGGGCTTGTCCTGGGGCGGGTCTTGCCCAGCGCATGGTGGGCTTGACTTTGGGATCATTGATTCAATGCTTCGAGTGGGAGAGGGTTAGCGAGGAGAAGATTGACATGACTGAGGGTCATGGGTTAACCATGCCCAAAGTTGTGGCACTGGAGGCCATGTGTAAAGCTCGTCCCATCATGAATAAGCTCATCTCTACATCTGAATTTGTAGATGTTATTTGA